Genomic segment of Caproiciproducens sp. NJN-50:
CGATCAGTCTGCCGTAGTCCTGCGCGATATGGCTGTGGGAATCGTATTCAAACACGTTCTGCTGAAGCGACTGCGCCTCGCTGGCCGAAACACTGCTGCGGATAAAGCTGTCGAACAGCCGGATGTGCAGGTCCTCCGCGATCAGTTCCGCCGTTCCGCGGACCTCCCGGCTCAGGCGCGTGCGCGGGTTGTACCGCGTCAGCAGAATCCCCGCGATCGCCAGATTCGGGTTGCAGTATTTTTTGACGCGTTCCACGGTCTCGTAGAGCTGCGCAATGCCCTGAAGGCTGAAAATATCGGAAAGCATCGGCACGATGATCTGGTCCGACGCGGTAAAGGCGTTGATGGTCAGGATTCCGAGCGCCGGGGGCGTGTCCAGCAGAATATAATCGTAG
This window contains:
- a CDS encoding ParA family protein; translation: MAKVISISNQKGGVGKTTTTCSLAAGLKKRGYRVLAIDLDPQGNLGFSVGADSETSASIYDVLKGEVKTQYAIQKTDSMDIIISSILLSGIELEFTNTGREFLLKEAIRPIQPFYDYILLDTPPALGILTINAFTASDQIIVPMLSDIFSLQGIAQLYETVERVKKYCNPNLAIAGILLTRYNPRTRLSREVRGTAELIAEDLHIRLFDSFIRSSVSASEAQSLQQNVFEYDSHSHIAQDYGRLIDELLAKGV